DNA from Leptospira mayottensis 200901116:
TTACGGATATCGAAGTGGATAATCTTCATGCGTCGATTGCCGGGAATATTCTAAGAATTAATAATCTCCTCGGAAACGAAACCTATAAAAAAGCCCTTCGTTATATTGAGGACGAACCTCGTGAAGCCGTAAAGTTTTTATTCCAGGATAAAGAGAATAAACAATATCTTGAGCTTGATTTAGGTCTCGGTCAATCATTTGCCGATTATCCCAAAACGTATCTCTATCAATCCAAAATTTATATTTATCCGGGAACGGACGGACAATCCTTGGACAAAATCATTCTTCAGTTTAAAAGAACGAACGCAAAGGGGGAAGTTTTCATACGAGAAATGAGACGTCTGATTAATAATTCTCCCAAAGGACCGACTTTTTTAGGGGATGGGAAAAGAACTCCGAACAACAACAGTGAAATTCTTTTGGAGTTCTTTTCGAGCCATGACACGGATTTTCTTTGGCCCGATAATCCAATGCAACCCGTTCCGGCGAGTGTGGTCACAAAATTGCACGATGCTACAAATCCTCTTCCTTATAATAAACAAAGACAAATCATTCTTCAAT
Protein-coding regions in this window:
- a CDS encoding LIC13212 family protein, producing MNIRILSFLIILSIAGLGAAPNKVLTLEEKEELKQIETVRKGGFTDIEVDNLHASIAGNILRINNLLGNETYKKALRYIEDEPREAVKFLFQDKENKQYLELDLGLGQSFADYPKTYLYQSKIYIYPGTDGQSLDKIILQFKRTNAKGEVFIREMRRLINNSPKGPTFLGDGKRTPNNNSEILLEFFSSHDTDFLWPDNPMQPVPASVVTKLHDATNPLPYNKQRQIILQYKRYLRKVDKMVALKLHAMELDQKIMISKMLEFH